Part of the Zea mays cultivar B73 chromosome 4, Zm-B73-REFERENCE-NAM-5.0, whole genome shotgun sequence genome is shown below.
tcgcgggttctgctcgggcggactccagcgtaaaacgtgagctaaaacatcgtaaatgagtacgaaatttagcgtaaatcatatatctgtttcgtaacagcaaacgaagcccaaaaattacggcgtaaaaatcacgtgcacccaatcgtgcgcgggttctggcaagGGCAGATTCCGCGTAAAACTTGAgctaaaacatcgtaaatgaatacgaaatttagcgtaaatcctatattaACTAAAACAGCGTAGATTGATCACGTTCGATCGTGCACGGATTTTGGCTTGGtcaaatttcagcgtaaaacgtgaactaaacagcgtaaatgggtacaaattttaTCGTACATCATCAATCTATTTCTTAACAACGAATGTGGCCTAAATTACGACGTCAAAATCGCGCTCCGATCGTGCTCGGGTTCTAGGTCAGGTGGATTAAAGCGTAAGATGTGATCCGAAACAGCGTAAATggatacgaattttagcgtaaatcaatgATCTGTTTTAAAACGACGAATGTGGCACTTGCTTTTTAGTGGAAGCGTAAAATGCAATAAGAAAGAACCCAAGACAAAATCTTTTTTTTTTGCCGACCTATACATGCGACATGGGGGTGAATTAATAACTGAACGAACCTAAGACAAGAAAGAAAACGATGAAGCCATTTGCTGTTCCTGAATCTTGATCCGTCACGCTCACGCCCGGCCATGGAACTAAGGTCAGAAGAGTAGCCACTAGACAATACAGAGGGCACGACGGTCAGAAGAACAATAACTTGGACTTGGAGATGCATCTGAAGGGGAGCACGGTGCCGTTGGGCTAGAATAAGCGGAGCTGGTACGCCAGGCGCGTCCACTGGTCGACTCCGACGATCCCCGCGACCTTCCATCGCGTCTGGGCCTCCCCATCCACCCAGAACGGCACCACGCCGTCGCGGAGCGCGGCCTCCATGGCGGCGCTGCCGGCGTCGCCCAGCGGGGCGCCCTGCGCGCGCGCCACGTACGCCAGCGGGAGGACGCCCCTGGCGGGCACGCGGAACGGGTAGGCGCGGAGCACCGCCAGCCCGCCCGCACCGCCACGTACGGCACGCGGGGCTGCAGCAGCACCACCACCACAAGGACGGCCACGGCGccccagcagcaccacgaccgcCAGCACCATGAACAGCACCACCGCCGCCCACTCCGCCGCGCCCCGACCGGTGCCTCCTAAAGCTGTACCGCCGCAGACGCTGAGGCTCCTCCTCGCGCCCCCTCCACGACCGCCAATCCGCCGGCTGGAGAGCGCCGCGGCGGCCGGGGCTCTCCTGCTCACGGGCGCCTGCTCTCACGCCCGagagaaccgccgccgccgctaaaacctaatccctggcggcgtgggggtgtttttatagtgacGACGTGGGCAGGATCGTGGGCCCGATTCACGTAATATGCGGCGACTATgtttgcataaactgatacacacatcagcataactcgtattataatttagcGTAAGTACAGGTAGGTACAATAAACCAAAAAGGGTTCGTGCGGTCTGCACACCTGGTcagggcttcctgtagttaaataGAGCCCAGAGCTCTAAATACtacatctatatatatatatatatatatatatatatatatatatatatatatatatatatatatatatatatatatatatatatattcattgagTACTCATCACATGGAAATCAATGCTCCAGATCTAGTAGGTACTATGTGCCACCAACTCCGGTTCTATAACCACAACTATGGGAGTAAAAAAAAGATGGGCTCCACCAGCCTTTCTGACGGCAGaaagaagagagagaaaaaacTGCTATAGACAGTAGTACGTATATAAAAATAGACGTTGCACTGCGAAAATGCGAAGTGATTGTTAAAGTAAAAAGTGACAATCTTCTGAAATAAAATAGTGTGCGTACGACCATTATTGTTAATTATCGCATCTTGCCGATCATCGCAGGCCTAAAATATACTAGCTAGTACTTCAAACTGACGTCAGCACGTCAAACAACAATATATTTTGAAGTACTTACTGTATGTATATGGAGATGAGGAGCGCAGCAGCCAACGTCGATCGATTTGATTTGCCCATAATTTAATTAGCGCCGCTGCCTCTATTTACTGCAGCAACCTCCCCTGCCACCCACTGAGACACATATCCTGATATCCCTTCTCACCAATAAATACATGGTAGGATCCCAATGCTATATGCTACTCGACTACATACTGCTGAGTACATCAGTACTCAGATAGCCCAAGTCGGACCACACTGCTTGCACAGTAGAAGATGATAGGCGATGAACTGGATTCCGATGTGGTTGTACGCTACTTCAGAGGCAAGAGCATCCTGATCACTGGATCAACCGGTTTCCTGGGGAAAGGTACGTACGGTACCTCTCCTTGCATGCATGAACTCGCCCAGCACTCTTTTCAGGGATCGATGTCTGTGCAATGCATATATGCAAGCATGGCTGATCATCTATATATCTCATCAGTGTGGGTGTGTTGCTTGCTCTTGCTTCATTCCCTTTTTTCGTCTCTTCATTCAAATCGTAGTGCTCGTGGAGAAGATACTGAGGGTTCAGCCGGACGTGAAGAAGCTCTTCCTCCTCGTTCGAGCCGCCGATGACGAGTCTGCCAAGCAGAGGGTCGAGACCGAGGTGAAAAAAGCAAGATACCTTCTCCCTTCTTCCTTCCGTCCCGTCGTCGTCTCAATCATAGCATGTTTTAGTTGTGCAAATTAATCTGTGACCAACAAAGCAGAAAGGGGATCGATCCCTTGGATAGAAGAACACAGTGACGGGTCGGAAGAGCTGGTAGTTGCATTGCACAGATATGGAAGTATCTCGCATGCCGCGCAACTCTCCAGGGGTTGCTGAGACAGGATGTCTCCTGATGGACTAGTTTTGTCAGGAGTATGTTTTAATTTCTCCTGACAAAACTAGTGGCAAATGCATAGGTCATTGATAAACCTCAAGGCTTCAAGCAAGAGTTGCAACAAGTGATGAGACAGGATGTCTCCTGATGGACTAGTGATGTttctgttttgttttgttttgttttgtcgcTAGGTGACAGGAAAGGAGATCTTTCAGGTTCTGAAAGAAAAGCACGGTAACGGGTTCGAAGGTTTCGTCCAAGAAAAAATCTGCCCTCTGCCAGGAGACGTCATGCACGAGAACTTGGGCCTAGGCGCTGCCAAACTGAGACAAGTGTGCAAGGAAATAGACATCGTTGTAAACGGAGCTGCAACTACGAATTTCTACGAAAGGTCTGGGATATATTATTACTGCTGTTACATATGTATATATCATTATATTTGAGATGCCGCATGGCCGCCTGCGTGTTCTGGAAACATCTGTTTCAGTTCTATGCATGCACATGCAGATACGATGTGGCTTTCGACACAAATGTCATGGGAGCCAAGCACATATGCGAGTTCGCGAAGAGGTGCAGCAAACTCAAGATGCTGCTGCATGTTTCAACAGGTATATATAGTAGGGAAGCAACAACAGTCCATTTTTTTTCTCCAATTAAATGGACATGTGTAATGAATGATAAATCTTCTTTGAGCATGCATGCAGCTTATGTAGCTGGTGAACAGGAAGGGGTGGTGCTGGAGAAGCCATTCCGTTTGGGCGAAACCCTGAGGGAAGGCACGCACCTGGACATCGAGTCCGAACTAAACCTGATAAAAGAGACGAGGAGAGAACTGAAGGCCAGCCGTTGTTCAGAAAAGGCTGAGAGGAGAAGCATGAAGGAGCTTGGCCTCAAGAGGTAACTCCTTattactagctagctagctagctacgtACGGTACAGGAGTCCATCTCGATCTCTGTTATGCATGCATGCGTGTCTTTAGTTACTGCTACTACACCTACCAAGACGAAGCACATGACATGTCTTTGTCCATGTCCATGTCCATGGTGCAGGGCAAGGGAGTTCGGGTGGCCCAACACCTATGTGTTCACCAAGGCAATGGGGGAGATGCTGCTGGGCGCCCACCTCCGGGGAGACGTGCCGGTCGTCATCGTCCGGCCTAGTATCATAACCAGCATCCTC
Proteins encoded:
- the LOC100285021 gene encoding male sterility protein 2, whose product is MIGDELDSDVVVRYFRGKSILITGSTGFLGKVLVEKILRVQPDVKKLFLLVRAADDESAKQRVETEVTGKEIFQVLKEKHGNGFEGFVQEKICPLPGDVMHENLGLGAAKLRQVCKEIDIVVNGAATTNFYERYDVAFDTNVMGAKHICEFAKRCSKLKMLLHVSTAYVAGEQEGVVLEKPFRLGETLREGTHLDIESELNLIKETRRELKASRCSEKAERRSMKELGLKRAREFGWPNTYVFTKAMGEMLLGAHLRGDVPVVIVRPSIITSILKEPLPGWMEGIRTIDSFIIGYAKQALSIFLVDLDLIMDVIPGDMVVNAMMVAMAAHSEERGQQTSIYHLTSSVRHPAPYAVLAECGRRYFLHNPLRSGGKNSEPVRPSRMRFFRTLPGFRAYMAIKFRLPLEILRLLNIVLCGALSRRHDELSRKYRYVMHIAELYAPYSLFKGCFDDSNTERLRAAMANRSSGYDFGFDPLCVDWDDYFYRVHIPGVVKYLCGY